The window CGACTGACACCTCGACATGGGTCAGCCTCTTCCCGCGCGAGTCGAAGCCCAAGATCTTTTTCTCGGGTCTGGGTACCACAAAGGCACAGGCAGGCAGCGTTGAAGCGCAGCGTAAGATCGACTACGACCTGAACCTCGACCTTGCGAAAGCCGCCAAGGAGGCCGGCGTAGACACATACGTGCTCATCAGCGCTGGGTCGGCGAACGCGCAGAGCAACTTTGCGTACGTGAAGATGAAGGGGCAGCTTGAGGATGATGTCAAGGCGCTGGGGTTCAAGCACACGGTCATTGTGCGCCCAGGGCTTATACTGGGCGGACGAGATGACAGCCGGCCTGCAGAGTTTGCGGTACAGAGCG of the Ascochyta rabiei chromosome 20, complete sequence genome contains:
- a CDS encoding Protein fmp52, mitochondrial, translating into MATAALAGSTGLVGSNILSQLLAHSSFSSVYAYARRDLPNPTATSKLNPLTSTDTSTWVSLFPRESKPKIFFSGLGTTKAQAGSVEAQRKIDYDLNLDLAKAAKEAGVDTYVLISAGSANAQSNFAYVKMKGQLEDDVKALGFKHTVIVRPGLILGGRDDSRPAEFAVQSVAKLFRSVTPKLTDFWAQDAATIARAAINAGVQCLEGKRQEGEWVLGQAEINALGKA